The Magnetococcales bacterium genome segment GCAACCACTCCTGGTCGGAATCCCCCATGAAACCCATCAATCCCGGCCTCAGCCTCTGGGCGGGGAGCGTGGTATTGGCCAAAAATGCCCTGTATGAATTCACCATCGAGGCTTTTACCGATATTTACCAATCCTGGCTTGATGACCTGACCAAAAAGTTCCGCGCCAACGAAAACATATCCAGTGATCTGGTCGAAGGGCGGGCATTTTTGCAACGCATGTCGGGTCTGGTGACCAGGGAGGGTGAGCGGGTCTACCTGAACTATGTTTTTTCACGCCTGGATCAGGCCGAAAATCTGGAGAGCAAGGTCAACATATTTTCCGAAACCGATCTGGTGACTCTGGTCTCCCGCAATGCGCCACGCGATGACAGCACCGTGTTGGAACCTGCTTTGGAAATCATGGTGGATCGGGAAAAAGCCCGTTATGCCGCCTGGTATGAATTTTTTCCCCGTTCCCAGGGGCGG includes the following:
- a CDS encoding DUF3416 domain-containing protein — encoded protein: MDANHPFTIENVQPTVDGGKYPIKREVGDRLRITATVFRDGHNSTRVLLKLREKYGNHSWSESPMKPINPGLSLWAGSVVLAKNALYEFTIEAFTDIYQSWLDDLTKKFRANENISSDLVEGRAFLQRMSGLVTREGERVYLNYVFSRLDQAENLESKVNIFSETDLVTLVSRNAPRDDSTVLEPALEIMVDREKARYAAWYEFFPRSQGRVEGRSATFRECMARLPEIKKMGFDVVYLPPIHPIGVTGRKGANNSLTCGPSEPGCPYAI